Within Felis catus isolate Fca126 chromosome A1, F.catus_Fca126_mat1.0, whole genome shotgun sequence, the genomic segment ACAGGATTTGGGAAGTGCTCGGAAGGTAGATAGAAGAATTAGGTTTGAAATTTATGTTTTGTGTGAGAGCCTTGTGCTTTCCGGTAGTTACGGGCGGTGGGTTTGGGAAGTGCCCAGAGAGCTGTGTGGTCAGGATGGGCTGAGGCAGCCTGGTTTGCGGTGCAGGTGAATGTTGATGGCTGTCCTCACGCCGAGCACGTTGCTAACTTTGAGACGGTTCTGCGGCTGGTGGCAGGCCTACCTGTGCTTTGCTCCCGTAGTAAGGGAAGTAGTGGAGGCTGAAGGTGCCGTTGGGTGGGAAGTACTCCACCTGCAGGGGCTGGGCGTCCTTTTGCTGGTCCTGGGGACAGAGAGGCCACCACCTGGGTGAGGCAGGAGCTGGGTACATGTGCGTGCAGCTTGTGTGTGTCCTGCCtggttgtctgtgtgtgtgtgcacgcaaaCAGTTCATGTGCAGTTACCAGAGACCAGATCTGGTCTTTAGGATCAGTACTATGATCCCATTGGGCACATAACCTATTAGTTTGCCAAACTAAGGTCACTTTGGTGACCTATCAGAGTGAAGAATGTGCTGGTTTGTCCGTATACGGGAGTGAAAGCCGAGAGGCTGGGTGGGCCGGTTTTGCCAAAACTGGCCAAAAGTTTGCGTGACAGTCTGGGGTAAGCACTGCTTTCTCGTTTCTCGTCATTGTAGAGTCTGCGAACTGCCTGGCGGGTGGCTGGATTTCGTCAGAACACAGATGGAGAACACTTTGGTTTCTGTTAAAGCTCAGGTTGGCCTACATATGTGGTCGAGTGACTACAGGAGGGCCCAGAGCGAGCCAGGGACTCGCCCACAAGAGACAGGCCCTGGAGGTAGGCGCTGCCCTAAGGGAGCCTCCTGTCGCAGCCGCCAGGGAAACAAGCTTTAGAAAATAATGATGAGCGGAAGCagtctgtttttttgtgcttGAAAACTGGTTTTGCAGCGGGAGGCGGGGAGGgtggggctcagccagttaagcgtctgactcttgattttggctcagtggtctcatagtttgtgacaTGGaaccctgcttcgggctctgtgctgacagtgtggagcctgcttgggattctccctctctctctgcccctcccctgtgtgtgtgctcgctctctctctctctctctctctctctctctctctctttctctctctcaaaataggtaaatgaaaaaatttttaaaaagctggtttTTAGAAAAACTGGAGTGAATTCATGCCAACTCTTAGGAGCCCGAACGCGTATGCTGTTAAACATCCATGGCTGTTGGTCACCTGGCATACGTGTAAGtaaataagagaataaaaccGTAAAAAGGTACCTCGGTTTTTTCTAAACTGCCACCAAATACTTTGAAGCGTGTTAGTAACGTACTGTTCCAGACGCTTCTGGAAGCAGAACAGTAACAACGATACACTGTTTTTCTTACTCGGTTTTTGTGCCCTTAATGAAGCTGCTCTAAGTGATGGTTTGTGACGGTTGGTGCGACTGTGGATCTGGACGGTTGGGCTGGCGGCTGAGAGGAGCTTGGGGAGAAGTGGCTCCACCACCACGGCCGCGCACTCACCAGGAAGGCGCAGTCCACCCTGGGCGCCGTGCTGTTGCTGGGGAGGAACTTGACGATCTGGAAGGGAAGGGCATCCTTGTAGCTCTCCTGCCGGCTGTGTGTGTGAAGGGCCTGTCCGACCTGGGGCTCCGTTGTCACCGCCCGCAGAGCCACTCCCTGGTGCTCCGTGGGGCCCTGGAGCGGGCGCAGCAGCTGCCCCCGCGACCCGCAGCTCACCTGTGCTGCTCCCACGTCATGCTCTTTCAGCCTCCTAGGGTCTCGGCCTTCGGATGTACCTCCTTGTGCCTGGTGCCCAGGGCAGTACTGCCCTCCCTGCACGCCCTTCCCCTGCCAGGTGGTGACGAGACCCAGCAGGGACCCAGGAGCGTGTGCAGGGCACACACTCGTGGCCTCCCCGTCTCTCGGGAAGGGAGATAAATAGCACTCGGCAGGTGTGGGGAGTCCCGAGACTGCACCTGTCGCCCAGTATGGAGCAGACACCCCTGGCCCTTCTGCCATCGTCAGCCTCTGGTGGGATGTTCCCGTCCCCTGCACCGAGGCTGCATGGGCTGTGCTCTCCTGCGGCCTCCCTCATGCCTGGCATGAGGTGTCCAGCCTCCCTCATGCCTGGCAGAGGGTCCCTGGCCCATATTGAAAACCTCTGCTCTGGATTGTGTCCGGGTGCCCTCCCAGCACCTGTATGTGGCCCGGCTGCTGTCGAGCTGTTGTGCACACGAGCTAGACTCTGCTGCCCAGTGTCGAGGTGCTGCTGCTGTGTGAGCTGTTTTCAGGTCGTATCGGGTGGGGGAAGCTCAGGGCACGCTGAGCATAGGAGCAGAGCGGGAGGGGGCAGCGGTGCGCGTCCCAGCCCCGCCACCGTGGACAGGGGCACGTGGGTCACGTGAGGGCCAGACCCCCGGCCTCCATGCCACGGCCGTCTCCACAGGGGCTCTCAGGACTCACCCTGTTCATTTTAATCACAAAACATGGCCTTCCTTCTGCGAAGCCGAAGTTGGGGTCCACCAGCCCTGAGCAATTTTGCAGCATGTCTGCTGTGAACTTGCAGGAGAACTTGGTGTGGTTGGGGGCCGTGAACTTTTCCTGGAAGAAGTACTCCTTGGAGGTGCAGTTGATGTTGTCCTGCTGGGACTCTGGCGAGTAGCCTGCGGGGACACGTGCACTGGGGCTGGCTGGAGGGGGGCATAGCCCAGGCCCCTCCACGAAATTGTCTTGGAAGCGGGAAAAGCAGAGGCTGGAAGCTTGTTAAACTTCACCTGCCAGGAAGGTGTGGAGGGTGTGCACGAGGTCCACCCAGGTCCTGTTGTCGGAAACATTGTAGGAAATGTCCAGGCCCTTGTCCCCGTAGACATCTGGCCTCAAGGTCACCCCTGGGAAGAGAGCAGGACGTGTGTGACTCAGTTCCCCCCAAGGTGTTGGTCACACCCAGCCACGTGCTGCAGACTCCCACACACCGCTGTCTGGCCCGGTGGCCAAGCATGGGTTGCTGCGGTCCTCAGGGGCCCCTGTGCGAGGGGACAGTGTCTGCGTGTCCTCCGCAACAGTGGCTCCACAGGGGCCCTGCCCGGAACCACGCTAGGCGGAGTTGTATTTgaatacacatttgaaaaatctTCACTGGTTTTGATTAAAAGCAATTGACAACATGTTAATTGTACAAAAAGTCAGGATGCACATGTGTAGGGAGTGGCAGTGGTTGCCTGTGTGCTGGGCGTCCTCACTTCTGTGAGCATCAGACGCGCGACCCTGTGTGTGCCATAAATTGGATAAATGGGGTCCCACCACCCAGATTCCACTCTCCTCCTTCCATGTCCCGATGCTGTTGTAAGTGTGTCGTCATCGAACTGTCCACAGATACCACGTGCTGTTTCCCTGTGTGAATGAAGCTGGCCCCTTTGACGTGGGGACTTTTTAGATACGTCAGCCGGTGTTCTGTCCTTTCGTGGATGCTGTGGGCGCAACGTCTGTGTGCAGATTCAGGTCAAACCCTGGCGAGGATCTGACCCAGGGGAGCGTGGGCACACCGCACAGCGT encodes:
- the ATP4B gene encoding potassium-transporting ATPase subunit beta, giving the protein MAALQEKKSCSQRMEEFQRYCWNPDTGQMLGRTLSRWVWISLYYVAFYVVMTAIFALCIYTLMCTIDPYTPDYQDQLKSPGVTLRPDVYGDKGLDISYNVSDNRTWVDLVHTLHTFLAGYSPESQQDNINCTSKEYFFQEKFTAPNHTKFSCKFTADMLQNCSGLVDPNFGFAEGRPCFVIKMNRIVKFLPSNSTAPRVDCAFLDQQKDAQPLQVEYFPPNGTFSLHYFPYYGSKAQPHYSNPLVAVKLLNVPRNMEVLIVCKILADHVTFDNPHDPYEGKVEFKLKIQQ